The Halomonas binhaiensis nucleotide sequence GTAGACCAGCTTGGCATTTGGCACGGCTCCTCGAATGCGGTTGACCATACCTGCAATCTGGCCGACATGAGGCTTCTCTGTCTCGATCCAGATCAGGTCGGCACCGTTCTGCAGGCTAGTGATGCAATCCAGCACTACTCGATCTTCGCCCGTTCCTGGCTTGAACTGGAACAGGCCAGAAGGCAGACGCTTGACCTTGATCAGCTTGCCATTCTGCTTGATCACGACATCGCCAGGGCCAATGTCGGAGGCGGAGGTGATTTCGTCGCCATCGAGGAAGTTGTTGTACTGATCGCCCAGATCTCCTGCTTCATGGGAAACGGCAATCTTCTGAGTCAGGCCCGCGCCCAGAGAGTCGGTACGCGCGACGATGACGCCATCATCTACTCCCAGTTCAAGGAAGGCGTAACGTACGGCATTGATCTTGGCCAGGAAGTCCTCGTGGGGAACAGTCACTTTCCCATCCTGGTGGCCGCACTGTTTCTCGTCAGACACCTGGTTCTCGATCTGGATACAGCAGGCCCCCGCTTCAATCATCTTCTTCGCCAGCAGGTAGGTGGCTTCGGCATTGCCAAAGCCGGCGTCGATGTCAGCGATAATCGGCACCACGTGAGTTTCGTGGTTGTCAATTTTGGCTTGAAGCTCGGCAACCTTGGCACTGTCGCCGGCCTGACGGGCGGCTTCCTGATCCCGGAAGAGGTGGTTGAGCTCCCAGGCATCAGCCTGGCGCAGGAAAGTGTAAAGCTCTTCTATGAGATCTGGCACGCTGGTTTTTTCGTGCATGGACTGGTCCGGCAGTGGACCGAACTCTGAACGTAGAGCGGCAACCATCCAGCCGGACAGGTACAGGTAGCGGCGCTTGGTATTGCCGAAGTGCTTCTTGATCGAAATCAGCTTCTGTTGGCCGATGAAACCGTGCCAGCACCCCAGGGACTGGGTGTAGAGGGAGCTGTCGTTATCGTAGGCGGCCATGTCTTCGCGCATGATTTTGGCGGTGTAGCGGGCGATGTCCAGGCCTGTCTGAAAACGGTTCTGGGCACGCATGCGGGCGGCATTCTCGGGGCTTATGCTTGCCCAGTGATTGGCATGGGCCTCGCGCAGCTGGGTCATTGCCTTAAGGTCGTCATTGAAGGTCATGGTCGGGCCGTCCTTTCGTATCTGAAGTGGGAACACCTGCGAAACTTCAATGCTGCAGTTGCTAACAATCGTTGCTAACTATAGCCAGATTCTGTCGCTGTACTCACCATGTTTTCCATGGCTGCCATGAATCTGATTGGTGCGGCATGTTGTGACTACAAGATAATCAATCTGGCTGCCATTGCAGTGCAGCACATGCCGTCTTGTTAGCGACTATGTCCTACTGTGGCGGGGCTTGACCATTGTCACTTGGGGGTAGGCGGGGTTGTAGTATGACTACAAGAATGCCTCTGAACAGCACATTCTTGTAGTCGAGTTCCCTGGGAATAGGAAACGGAGGGGATGTTTATTTGCTGAAATTCAATGTCATGTTGCGATGCGGAATGCCAGCATCAAGGAAGGTATCTCCTTCAGCCTCGAAGCCGAGCCGTTCATAGAATGGCAGGGCATGGGTCTGGGCAGCCAAGGCCACATGATCGTGGCCTCTCTGGCGTGCAGCTTCGATCGCGGCGCGCATCAGGCTGGCGCCGGCACCCAGGCCTCGGGCTTCCTGGAGTACAGCAACTCGGCCGATATGACCATCGGGCAGCAGTCGGGCTGTGCCCAGGGCCTTTT carries:
- a CDS encoding isocitrate lyase, with the translated sequence MTFNDDLKAMTQLREAHANHWASISPENAARMRAQNRFQTGLDIARYTAKIMREDMAAYDNDSSLYTQSLGCWHGFIGQQKLISIKKHFGNTKRRYLYLSGWMVAALRSEFGPLPDQSMHEKTSVPDLIEELYTFLRQADAWELNHLFRDQEAARQAGDSAKVAELQAKIDNHETHVVPIIADIDAGFGNAEATYLLAKKMIEAGACCIQIENQVSDEKQCGHQDGKVTVPHEDFLAKINAVRYAFLELGVDDGVIVARTDSLGAGLTQKIAVSHEAGDLGDQYNNFLDGDEITSASDIGPGDVVIKQNGKLIKVKRLPSGLFQFKPGTGEDRVVLDCITSLQNGADLIWIETEKPHVGQIAGMVNRIRGAVPNAKLVYNNSPSFNWTLNFRQQVFDAWEAEGKDLSAYDRAKLMGAEYDDTPLGQLADEWTQNFQRDAAREAGIFHHLITLPTYHTAALSTDSLAKGYFGEEGMLAYVAGVQRREIREGIATVKHQDMAGSNIGDDHKEFFHGDAALKAGGKDNTMNQFG
- a CDS encoding GNAT family N-acetyltransferase, producing MNDTVRIESGSWEQLGGPASHIRQVVFVEEQHVPLDEEWDGLDPQCLHLLAWVETSEGEKALGTARLLPDGHIGRVAVLQEARGLGAGASLMRAAIEAARQRGHDHVALAAQTHALPFYERLGFEAEGDTFLDAGIPHRNMTLNFSK